From one Aeropyrum camini SY1 = JCM 12091 genomic stretch:
- a CDS encoding copper chaperone PCu(A)C, with amino-acid sequence MQASINSKSVFFLALIASLLLGAAIGFAAHSVIGGNKGVVVATSKAVSTGSSIGVYLTVANNTSKTTCIVGADIAESVNGNVVVDIHKTVEEEGRVVMLPAGPICLGPGETLEMRQGPGSYHVMIMGDRSAIDKIVEDGTVEIKVLVEQEVAAPLEEP; translated from the coding sequence TTGCAGGCCTCTATAAATAGCAAGTCAGTATTCTTCCTTGCCCTCATAGCATCACTTCTACTCGGGGCAGCCATAGGCTTTGCAGCCCATAGCGTTATAGGCGGAAACAAGGGGGTTGTTGTAGCTACTTCAAAGGCGGTATCCACTGGATCATCTATAGGCGTCTATCTCACAGTGGCAAATAACACCAGTAAAACCACATGCATCGTAGGCGCCGATATCGCCGAAAGTGTTAATGGCAACGTTGTAGTAGATATACACAAGACCGTTGAAGAGGAGGGAAGGGTTGTAATGCTGCCCGCAGGCCCTATATGCCTGGGGCCGGGGGAGACACTGGAGATGAGGCAGGGGCCGGGCAGCTACCACGTAATGATAATGGGGGATAGAAGCGCCATAGATAAGATAGTGGAGGATGGAACTGTAGAGATTAAAGTTCTGGTGGAGCAGGAGGTAGCTGCACCCCTAGAGGAGCCGTAA
- a CDS encoding O-methyltransferase has product MISEARQFQVFSENIRRASIELGIPAIDPEDGLILASIAYLVGGGKRTYVDAGAGIGYSTVWIAYGAYHRCLEMACRIIAIEYEGELANILSRKLEGARDMFGGRIEFEVVEGDALDYFSDLESKGGEAFDMAFVDIEKRDYPNALAKLENLLVTGGVAAFHNAFQPPPPSKFFSMVSKEPWKPVVLPTPAGLLLASKTPHKT; this is encoded by the coding sequence ATGATTAGCGAAGCCAGGCAGTTCCAAGTATTCTCGGAAAATATTAGGAGGGCTAGTATTGAGCTTGGCATTCCTGCTATAGACCCTGAGGACGGCCTTATACTAGCTTCCATAGCATATTTGGTTGGCGGCGGAAAGAGGACTTATGTTGATGCTGGCGCTGGCATCGGCTATTCGACCGTCTGGATAGCCTACGGAGCTTACCATAGGTGTTTGGAGATGGCTTGTAGGATAATTGCTATCGAGTATGAGGGGGAACTGGCTAACATTCTCTCGAGGAAGCTTGAAGGGGCCAGGGATATGTTCGGGGGGAGGATAGAGTTTGAGGTTGTAGAGGGCGATGCTCTAGACTATTTCTCGGACCTAGAATCTAAAGGAGGGGAGGCTTTTGATATGGCATTTGTGGATATAGAGAAGAGGGACTACCCCAATGCTTTAGCTAAGCTTGAAAATCTGCTGGTAACTGGAGGTGTAGCCGCCTTCCACAACGCCTTTCAACCTCCCCCGCCATCCAAATTCTTTAGCATGGTATCGAAGGAGCCGTGGAAGCCCGTGGTTCTACCCACTCCAGCTGGCTTGCTTCTCGCGTCTAAAACGCCACATAAAACATGA
- a CDS encoding Rieske 2Fe-2S domain-containing protein, translating to MAVKLRRRDFLKLVGAAGVAVSLLGVVPPIVRYTVPPILRGEMPRSKLVWEDCSPVKASELEANTHYLFYYPLVDTINTLLKLETPSGKPIRIPEMRVPSQMNPAMEPPAWLDGDLSDSEIRRLEEIATGGGFFIYPPGVGPDGNIVAYNLICQHLGCPYPALRYYPPGTPITTNPPDVGAKGGVLHCMCHGSAYDPSRGSIVLTPPTVKPLPAIKLEWDPATDELYAVDVVGPTILGKVCNTCGKLVGSTVVVGVNREPEKVQC from the coding sequence TTGGCTGTTAAGCTTAGGAGGAGGGATTTTCTAAAGCTTGTCGGGGCTGCTGGAGTTGCCGTATCGCTCCTAGGAGTAGTTCCGCCTATAGTTAGGTATACGGTCCCGCCGATACTTAGGGGGGAGATGCCCAGGAGCAAGCTGGTCTGGGAAGACTGTAGCCCGGTCAAGGCTTCGGAGCTGGAGGCTAACACTCATTACCTCTTCTACTATCCTCTTGTGGATACTATAAATACTCTTCTAAAGCTCGAGACTCCCAGCGGGAAGCCTATTAGAATACCCGAGATGAGGGTTCCCAGCCAGATGAACCCCGCTATGGAGCCTCCGGCGTGGCTTGACGGTGATTTAAGCGATAGCGAGATAAGGAGACTCGAAGAGATTGCGACGGGAGGCGGGTTCTTCATTTACCCGCCCGGCGTTGGTCCAGACGGCAACATAGTGGCCTACAACCTAATATGTCAGCACCTGGGCTGCCCCTACCCAGCCCTCAGATACTACCCTCCGGGCACACCAATAACAACAAACCCACCCGACGTGGGGGCTAAAGGGGGCGTGCTGCATTGTATGTGCCACGGATCGGCCTACGACCCCTCAAGAGGCTCCATAGTGCTAACACCCCCCACAGTAAAGCCTTTGCCCGCCATAAAGCTCGAGTGGGACCCGGCGACTGACGAGCTTTATGCGGTCGACGTTGTGGGCCCCACCATACTCGGCAAAGTCTGCAACACATGCGGAAAGCTAGTAGGCTCCACGGTTGTAGTGGGTGTTAACAGGGAGCCCGAGAAGGTTCAGTGCTAA
- a CDS encoding cytochrome b: protein MAARMLARKAWEWIYERGGLGHLPFYRVPYSYFTLDIWLGAIVASSFFWLALTGLLLLFYYRPTDPLESSKAIIFERPFGALLLTSHLYAAHFMLIGVFAHAFRNLFKGVYKRPRELVWIVGVATGFLALQTAFFGYSLVGDRIAKEAVNIGSALNLRSLGEELGLYVVAILFGLDPAERYFRITALHVLLAATVFLLFLLHFGLFEVHGPAPKEEETGWKAEPAKIPQDRKDLAPWFPVNLVFILAVTLMTWGFIVFTAGMAQRFADLLPPLFKPYPVEAEDFTPMPPWFFLYTYRIFQMTFLTLSLENTPQLLQFIVALVLPPLILMLIPFVDRKVSTNPVDRPWITGLGIILLTGYMQLTIWSMIEPGIPIRLVQLLTVASPPLAITIAGLYLLRKVRVGEDITPGDFIASSGLLAAATALPPLLGMALGVPELHQEVAVGFLGLAFAAVILGWIAAKLRVEPEGELQPVQDPDTSIPWYLLLAALGEVGIAAFSLIALTAIAIIDPVAYAMQATVLTGLLLLSGGALAHALFRALAAEWIPRGDVVSELKVHCLPYLALALAAIFVL from the coding sequence ATGGCTGCTAGGATGCTTGCGAGGAAGGCTTGGGAGTGGATATACGAGAGGGGTGGCTTAGGCCACCTTCCATTCTATAGGGTGCCCTACAGCTATTTCACGCTAGACATATGGCTGGGGGCTATAGTCGCCTCTAGCTTCTTCTGGCTTGCCCTAACCGGCCTTCTGCTGCTCTTCTACTATAGGCCCACGGATCCGCTGGAGTCTAGTAAGGCTATAATTTTCGAGAGGCCGTTCGGCGCCCTCCTGCTTACAAGCCATCTCTACGCAGCCCACTTCATGCTAATAGGGGTTTTCGCCCACGCTTTCAGAAACCTGTTCAAGGGAGTATACAAGAGGCCTAGGGAGCTGGTGTGGATAGTCGGTGTTGCAACAGGCTTCCTAGCCCTCCAGACGGCGTTCTTCGGCTACAGTCTTGTCGGGGATAGGATAGCTAAGGAGGCTGTAAACATCGGCTCAGCACTCAACCTCAGGAGCCTCGGAGAGGAGCTGGGGCTCTATGTTGTTGCAATACTCTTCGGCCTAGACCCCGCCGAAAGGTACTTCAGGATAACCGCCCTCCACGTGCTCCTCGCCGCCACAGTATTCCTCCTCTTCCTACTCCACTTCGGCCTCTTCGAGGTCCACGGCCCAGCCCCGAAGGAGGAGGAGACGGGCTGGAAGGCCGAGCCTGCGAAGATACCGCAGGATAGGAAGGACCTGGCGCCGTGGTTCCCGGTCAACCTCGTCTTCATACTGGCAGTCACCCTTATGACGTGGGGCTTTATAGTCTTTACCGCTGGCATGGCTCAGAGGTTCGCAGACCTACTACCACCCCTTTTCAAGCCATACCCTGTTGAGGCTGAGGACTTCACACCAATGCCCCCATGGTTCTTCCTCTACACCTACAGGATCTTCCAGATGACTTTCCTGACACTCAGCCTGGAGAACACGCCCCAGCTGCTCCAGTTTATAGTGGCGCTCGTCCTACCGCCGCTGATATTAATGCTCATACCCTTCGTGGATAGAAAGGTTTCCACAAACCCTGTTGACAGGCCTTGGATAACCGGCCTGGGCATAATACTGCTAACCGGCTATATGCAGCTGACCATTTGGTCTATGATAGAGCCTGGTATACCTATAAGGCTGGTGCAGCTGCTCACCGTAGCGAGCCCACCACTGGCTATTACAATAGCAGGCCTCTACCTGCTCAGGAAGGTTAGGGTGGGTGAGGACATAACGCCTGGAGACTTCATAGCCTCCTCAGGCCTGCTGGCGGCGGCCACAGCTCTACCCCCGCTACTTGGTATGGCGCTTGGCGTGCCGGAGCTTCACCAAGAGGTTGCAGTGGGCTTCCTAGGCCTGGCGTTCGCCGCGGTAATACTTGGCTGGATAGCGGCTAAACTTAGGGTGGAGCCCGAGGGGGAGCTACAGCCCGTGCAAGACCCGGACACCTCCATACCCTGGTACCTGCTGCTGGCAGCGCTTGGCGAGGTGGGTATAGCTGCGTTCTCCCTAATAGCACTGACGGCGATAGCCATCATAGACCCTGTAGCCTATGCAATGCAGGCCACAGTACTAACAGGGCTTCTACTACTATCGGGTGGAGCACTCGCGCACGCACTCTTCAGGGCGCTCGCCGCAGAGTGGATACCGCGTGGAGACGTGGTCAGCGAGCTTAAAGTCCACTGCCTACCCTACCTAGCTCTAGCCCTAGCTGCAATCTTCGTACTGTAG
- a CDS encoding vitamin K epoxide reductase family protein: MVDADPLNIVYLALLTVGWLASIGGFIEFRRSLMGGGFVCKAENKGWISCRSAYVIPQAFIAGRIHLSELAPIYFTATLAAALLGVLLDIGLLLGISQLLTAAGAAAVPYLVYLEVRVARAICLWCTVMHISLILALAAAAAEVLGG, encoded by the coding sequence ATGGTAGATGCAGATCCACTAAACATTGTATACCTGGCCTTACTGACAGTAGGCTGGCTAGCCAGCATAGGCGGCTTCATCGAATTTAGGAGAAGCCTTATGGGGGGCGGTTTCGTCTGCAAAGCCGAAAACAAGGGTTGGATAAGCTGTAGGTCAGCCTACGTCATACCCCAGGCGTTCATAGCCGGGCGAATCCACCTCTCGGAGCTCGCCCCCATATACTTTACCGCCACGCTTGCAGCCGCCCTCCTGGGGGTGCTCCTAGACATAGGCCTTCTACTCGGTATTTCACAACTGCTCACGGCTGCTGGAGCAGCTGCTGTGCCGTATCTCGTATACCTTGAGGTGAGGGTTGCAAGGGCAATATGCCTGTGGTGCACTGTAATGCACATCTCCCTAATACTAGCCCTAGCGGCAGCGGCGGCGGAGGTTTTAGGAGGTTAA
- a CDS encoding ABC transporter substrate-binding protein, with protein MASQNRTTYILIAGLLLVVIVVGAALLLRPGGEETATTTPVETEETGVTTEATGVTTTTATTTEGGVGGGAETTTETKVETGPVVLRVLTRHPGEIQLAAKEEFLKSDIAKRYNIVDIKFYSVPPVSWISAIESRGDIDVAWGGGPTLFDQLYQAGYLAPLTSDAALNAAAQIPDLFAGAPMKRVDSEGRIYWVAASVASFGFTVNHDVLNQYNLPVPKRWADLASPVYAGPLVLENRPVIAIADPTRSTSNTRMYEIILQAYGWEEGWRVLTGMAANALVEGGSAEVRDDVIQGRVAIGITIDFYGYTAMKANPATEYIIPEGETIINGDPIALLTTSKHPEAAQAFIAWVLTEGQKIWFREDINRLPSNPKAFELPEGRERQDLKTIYDKLSQAKSMEFSDEEALKIESAMQLYFKATLVDLNGILKEVWMTMVQLLMEGKIDEQTFNDYMSRLGSPLKYLDPATGEEKVFTEEDAARVTGVLRENPRLKDAYISAWREAAIAKYESLLDELSSLGG; from the coding sequence ATGGCCTCCCAAAACAGGACTACCTACATTTTAATAGCAGGCCTTCTGCTCGTCGTGATAGTCGTCGGGGCCGCTCTACTCCTCCGACCAGGCGGCGAAGAGACGGCGACCACCACCCCTGTAGAGACAGAGGAGACCGGGGTAACAACAGAGGCAACGGGTGTAACGACAACCACGGCGACGACTACAGAGGGGGGTGTTGGAGGAGGTGCGGAAACCACGACCGAGACAAAAGTCGAGACAGGGCCAGTAGTGTTAAGGGTTCTGACCCGCCATCCAGGGGAGATACAGCTGGCGGCGAAGGAGGAGTTCCTTAAGAGTGATATAGCTAAGAGGTATAATATCGTTGATATAAAGTTCTACTCCGTGCCGCCCGTGAGCTGGATAAGCGCCATAGAGAGTAGAGGCGATATAGACGTCGCCTGGGGAGGCGGCCCAACCCTATTCGACCAGCTATACCAGGCGGGCTACCTAGCCCCCCTCACCAGCGACGCCGCCCTCAATGCCGCTGCACAGATCCCAGACCTCTTTGCCGGTGCCCCTATGAAGCGTGTAGACAGCGAGGGAAGGATATACTGGGTTGCAGCCAGCGTCGCCAGCTTCGGCTTCACGGTGAACCATGACGTGCTAAACCAGTACAACCTACCTGTTCCTAAGAGGTGGGCCGACCTTGCGTCACCCGTGTACGCCGGCCCTCTTGTCCTCGAGAACAGACCAGTGATTGCGATAGCAGACCCAACTAGGTCTACAAGCAACACTAGGATGTACGAGATAATACTCCAGGCCTACGGCTGGGAAGAGGGCTGGAGGGTCCTCACTGGAATGGCGGCTAACGCCCTGGTTGAAGGCGGTAGCGCGGAGGTTAGGGACGATGTTATCCAGGGTAGGGTGGCTATAGGGATAACAATCGACTTCTACGGCTACACAGCTATGAAGGCCAACCCGGCTACAGAGTATATCATACCTGAGGGGGAGACCATCATAAACGGCGACCCCATAGCCCTCCTCACAACTTCCAAGCACCCCGAGGCGGCACAGGCTTTCATAGCGTGGGTGCTAACTGAGGGCCAGAAGATATGGTTCAGGGAGGACATCAACAGGCTGCCCTCTAACCCGAAGGCTTTCGAGCTGCCCGAGGGCAGGGAGAGGCAGGACCTCAAAACAATATACGACAAGCTCTCCCAGGCTAAGTCTATGGAGTTCAGCGACGAAGAGGCACTTAAAATAGAGTCGGCTATGCAGCTCTACTTCAAGGCAACACTGGTAGACCTGAACGGGATACTTAAGGAAGTGTGGATGACTATGGTCCAGCTTCTCATGGAGGGCAAGATAGACGAGCAGACTTTCAACGACTACATGTCCAGACTCGGGTCGCCTCTAAAGTATCTCGACCCAGCCACCGGCGAGGAAAAGGTGTTTACAGAGGAGGACGCAGCAAGGGTTACTGGCGTGCTTAGGGAGAACCCGAGGCTTAAGGATGCTTACATCTCGGCGTGGAGGGAAGCTGCTATAGCGAAGTACGAGTCCCTCCTCGACGAGCTCTCCTCGCTAGGGGGCTGA
- a CDS encoding ABC transporter permease, with amino-acid sequence MPRRLDPSALIFTAFPLAFFTLLLIAPLALLLYKPLVTLVSIDYPLGGLLDYPFVSKRPLGSHFKYIDLPTGPDKLIISLKDYGVIVNTVIVATLVTLFSTIVGTAAALLTSSYYFPGRDVVRIVMMLPLLYTPFVNAFVVYNLFGKDNGVLASITGSLFGVSVYFQGLAGVILTQTLMFWPIVYVNAFASMVQIDPSLKEQAENLGARGLRLHRTVTLPLAMPGITAGAALVFIFSMEDLAAPIAFRVDNVISRWIVNEILASPSVEEISVDTLILALILVSTASLWFVTVKRYLSLRQYAMLQKGGVRERRLEEPGPLAKALIYLILIPWILVSISPQLGVVVYAFSESWIGTVPQGLTLDHMREVLSDGRVVNAFRNSVTYALLASIISIVIAVTTSYSVERLRTRLSEPLDVLATIPIALPGLALALGFLIMFSTDFTKGTILDPYEFPALFLVLAYSVRKSPFATRAAFAGLKHLHKSLEEAAMNLGARRLRVIRDITVPLIGINLLGGVLLTFVYSVTEVSTSITIGGLNEDYSPITYIIYDYVTGGYGGGAFVHLAASIVVILMAIQVAAITFVNVALKQRYAFIGV; translated from the coding sequence TTGCCCAGGCGGCTAGACCCGAGTGCCCTCATATTCACAGCATTCCCGCTAGCCTTTTTCACCCTCCTGCTCATAGCTCCACTGGCCCTCCTGCTCTACAAGCCCCTCGTCACCCTCGTATCCATCGACTACCCCCTGGGGGGCCTCCTCGACTATCCTTTCGTTAGCAAGAGGCCGCTTGGCTCCCACTTCAAGTATATAGACCTCCCCACCGGTCCCGACAAACTCATAATTTCTCTAAAGGACTACGGCGTCATAGTCAACACAGTAATAGTGGCAACCCTAGTAACCCTATTCTCCACTATTGTAGGCACAGCAGCAGCACTCCTAACATCCTCATACTATTTCCCAGGGAGGGATGTGGTGAGGATAGTGATGATGCTGCCGCTTCTCTACACCCCCTTCGTAAACGCGTTCGTAGTCTACAACCTCTTCGGCAAGGACAACGGGGTTCTAGCGTCGATCACCGGGTCACTCTTTGGAGTGTCAGTCTACTTCCAGGGCCTAGCCGGGGTCATCCTAACACAGACCCTCATGTTCTGGCCTATAGTCTATGTTAACGCGTTTGCAAGCATGGTACAGATAGACCCTAGCCTCAAAGAGCAGGCCGAAAACCTTGGCGCGCGGGGGCTGAGGCTCCACAGAACAGTAACCCTACCCCTCGCCATGCCGGGTATAACGGCTGGCGCCGCCCTCGTCTTCATATTTAGCATGGAGGACCTCGCAGCGCCCATAGCATTCAGGGTGGACAACGTTATCTCCAGGTGGATAGTCAACGAGATTCTGGCCTCGCCGAGCGTCGAGGAGATCTCTGTGGACACCCTGATACTAGCCCTGATTCTTGTGAGTACAGCCAGCCTCTGGTTCGTCACCGTGAAGAGGTACCTCAGCCTACGCCAATACGCTATGCTTCAGAAAGGCGGTGTTAGAGAGCGTAGGCTCGAGGAGCCGGGGCCCCTTGCGAAGGCCCTCATATACCTCATCCTTATACCCTGGATACTCGTAAGCATCTCACCCCAGCTAGGAGTCGTCGTGTACGCCTTCAGCGAGAGCTGGATTGGCACCGTGCCCCAGGGCCTCACCCTGGATCACATGAGGGAGGTCCTGAGCGACGGTCGAGTGGTGAACGCCTTTAGGAATAGTGTGACCTACGCCCTACTCGCCTCGATCATCTCAATAGTAATAGCTGTGACAACATCGTATTCGGTTGAGAGGCTTAGGACGAGGCTCTCGGAGCCCCTAGACGTCCTGGCGACAATACCTATAGCCCTCCCCGGCCTGGCCCTAGCCCTCGGGTTCCTCATAATGTTCTCAACAGACTTTACCAAAGGCACGATACTAGACCCCTACGAATTCCCAGCCCTCTTCCTGGTCCTGGCATACTCGGTTAGGAAGAGCCCCTTCGCCACCAGAGCAGCCTTCGCCGGGCTGAAGCATCTCCACAAGAGCCTGGAAGAGGCTGCGATGAACCTTGGGGCCAGAAGACTTAGGGTTATACGGGACATAACGGTGCCTCTCATAGGCATAAACCTCCTGGGTGGTGTGCTCCTAACTTTCGTCTACAGCGTCACAGAGGTGAGCACCAGCATAACGATAGGCGGTCTCAACGAAGACTACTCTCCCATAACATACATAATCTACGACTACGTAACCGGGGGTTATGGGGGAGGAGCTTTCGTGCACCTGGCAGCATCCATAGTGGTTATATTGATGGCTATACAGGTAGCGGCTATAACTTTCGTGAACGTGGCGTTGAAGCAGAGGTACGCATTCATAGGGGTGTGA
- a CDS encoding ABC transporter ATP-binding protein — protein sequence MAGINLEGVTKRFGTTVALDSVSLEISDGEIFTLLGPSGCGKTTTLRVIAGFETPDEGRVYIGDRDVTMLKPYERNTAMVFQNYALWPHMRVFDNIAYGLKLRKLPRSEIVRRVRWAAELLEIDHLLDRYPHQLSGGQQQRVAVARAIVTEPEVLLMDEPLSNLDAHLRLKMREEIVRLQKRLGVTIVYVTHDQEEALSISHRVAVMNRGRVEQVGTPVEVYEKPATYFVATFIGRSTVLEGIVSEVLGSGMVRVMIEGGLSIVGTDMEGGLREGERVRVVIRPERVKAGSEYNGENVFEGTVSLAMFLGWRTQLKVEVGGQEITIYSDPRRAPAPGQPVRFYVDPEEAKVYRHTGSS from the coding sequence GTGGCTGGCATAAATCTGGAAGGGGTGACAAAGAGGTTCGGCACCACTGTAGCCCTCGACAGTGTCAGCCTTGAGATCAGCGATGGAGAGATCTTCACGCTCCTAGGCCCCAGCGGCTGCGGGAAGACAACTACCCTGAGAGTTATAGCGGGCTTCGAAACCCCCGACGAAGGGAGGGTCTACATAGGGGATAGGGACGTTACAATGCTGAAACCTTATGAGAGGAACACTGCTATGGTTTTCCAGAACTACGCCCTCTGGCCTCATATGAGGGTGTTCGACAACATAGCCTACGGCCTAAAGCTCCGCAAGCTGCCTAGGAGCGAAATTGTCAGGCGTGTTAGGTGGGCTGCCGAGCTTCTCGAGATCGACCATCTTCTGGACCGCTACCCCCACCAGCTGAGCGGGGGGCAGCAGCAGAGGGTGGCGGTGGCGAGGGCTATAGTGACGGAGCCCGAGGTCCTCCTCATGGACGAGCCTCTAAGCAACCTAGACGCCCACCTCAGGCTGAAGATGAGAGAGGAGATAGTTAGGCTTCAGAAGAGGCTCGGCGTCACCATAGTCTATGTGACCCATGACCAGGAGGAGGCCCTTAGCATAAGCCACAGGGTGGCAGTTATGAACAGGGGTAGGGTAGAGCAGGTGGGGACGCCTGTGGAAGTCTATGAGAAGCCGGCTACATATTTCGTGGCAACATTCATAGGGAGGTCCACTGTTCTTGAGGGCATTGTCTCCGAGGTACTGGGCAGCGGTATGGTTAGGGTCATGATTGAGGGGGGCCTTTCCATAGTGGGGACCGACATGGAGGGGGGCCTTAGGGAGGGTGAGAGGGTCAGGGTGGTAATTAGGCCTGAGAGGGTCAAGGCAGGCAGCGAGTATAACGGGGAGAATGTGTTCGAAGGAACAGTCTCTCTAGCCATGTTTCTAGGCTGGAGAACACAGCTCAAGGTAGAGGTCGGGGGCCAGGAGATCACAATATACTCTGACCCGCGTAGAGCACCGGCGCCAGGCCAGCCCGTGAGGTTCTACGTGGACCCTGAGGAGGCTAAGGTCTACAGGCACACTGGCAGCAGCTAG
- a CDS encoding signal recognition particle protein Srp54, with the protein MMEGVRRAVAKFLKGGGVYEKAVDAFLRDLQRELIKADVNVKLVLSVTRSIRERALKEEPPPGVTRRDWMIKIVYEELVKLFGGEQEPQVEPPKTPWVILLVGVQGSGKTTTAGKLAYYYVRRGYKVGLVSSDTHRPGAYEQLKRLAEEAGAMFYGEKEGDPADIARRGLEELLQRGAEVVIVDTAGRHGHGEEAKLLEEMRAIASKVRPDEVALVIDASIGQKAMSLAERFHKSTPIGSIIITKMDGTARGGGALTAAAVTGARIKFIGTGETLSELEPFAPRRFVARILGMGDLESLLERIRSLEEASELDKAAEDVLKGRITMRTIYRQLKAMRKLGPLGKVLQMLPGASMLASIDEGALKLGEEKMRRWMAIIESMTYEELDRPDIIDKRRMRRIAIGSGTSVEDVRELLTYYKNLKTMMKKLKRDKRLLRRLGMEI; encoded by the coding sequence ATGATGGAGGGCGTTAGGAGGGCTGTAGCCAAGTTCTTGAAGGGAGGGGGAGTCTATGAGAAGGCCGTTGACGCCTTCCTCAGGGATCTGCAGAGGGAGTTGATAAAGGCTGACGTGAATGTAAAGTTGGTGCTGAGCGTCACTAGGAGCATAAGGGAGAGGGCGCTCAAGGAGGAGCCCCCTCCGGGCGTCACTAGGAGGGATTGGATGATAAAGATAGTTTATGAGGAGCTTGTGAAGCTTTTCGGGGGCGAGCAGGAGCCCCAGGTGGAGCCGCCTAAGACGCCGTGGGTCATACTGCTCGTCGGAGTTCAGGGCTCGGGTAAGACTACGACCGCCGGAAAACTGGCATACTACTATGTGAGGCGCGGCTATAAGGTGGGCCTGGTCAGCAGCGACACCCACAGGCCAGGAGCATACGAGCAGCTCAAGAGGCTGGCTGAGGAGGCGGGGGCTATGTTCTACGGCGAGAAGGAGGGGGACCCGGCGGATATAGCTAGGAGGGGTTTGGAGGAGCTTCTCCAGCGGGGGGCCGAGGTAGTGATAGTTGACACCGCTGGCCGTCACGGGCACGGCGAGGAGGCCAAGCTGCTCGAGGAGATGAGGGCTATAGCCTCTAAGGTAAGACCTGATGAGGTGGCCCTGGTTATAGACGCGAGTATAGGCCAGAAGGCTATGTCCCTGGCTGAGAGGTTCCATAAGTCAACCCCCATAGGCAGCATAATAATAACTAAGATGGATGGCACAGCCCGCGGCGGCGGCGCCCTTACAGCGGCAGCCGTTACGGGGGCGAGGATAAAGTTCATAGGTACAGGAGAGACTCTGAGCGAGCTGGAGCCATTTGCACCTAGGAGGTTCGTCGCCAGGATACTGGGCATGGGCGATCTGGAGAGCCTCCTTGAAAGGATAAGGAGCTTGGAGGAGGCTAGCGAGCTCGATAAGGCGGCTGAAGATGTTTTGAAGGGGAGGATAACGATGCGCACGATATATAGACAGCTTAAGGCTATGAGAAAGCTGGGGCCCCTGGGCAAGGTCCTCCAGATGCTGCCGGGTGCTTCCATGCTGGCTAGCATAGACGAGGGGGCGCTAAAGCTGGGTGAGGAGAAGATGAGGAGGTGGATGGCTATAATAGAGAGTATGACGTACGAGGAGCTAGACAGGCCTGATATCATTGACAAGAGGAGGATGAGGAGAATAGCCATAGGCAGCGGCACAAGCGTTGAGGACGTGAGGGAGCTGCTAACCTACTACAAGAACCTTAAGACAATGATGAAGAAGCTGAAGCGCGACAAACGGCTCCTGAGAAGGCTGGGCATGGAGATCTAG
- a CDS encoding 30S ribosomal protein S13, with the protein MAEETSFKYIVRIAGVDIDGDLKLPYGLASIKGIGYTTAMAVIRMLGLDPEKKVGFLTEEEIRRLDEVLRDITQLGLPKWLYNRRRDYETGKDLHLIGNELIFYARRDIEREMKIGSWRGIRHKYGLKVRGQRTRTTGRLGMTIGVRKKR; encoded by the coding sequence TTGGCTGAGGAGACTAGCTTCAAATATATAGTCAGGATAGCGGGTGTCGATATAGATGGAGATCTAAAGCTGCCCTACGGGCTGGCCAGCATTAAGGGCATCGGATATACCACGGCCATGGCTGTAATCCGTATGCTAGGCCTCGACCCCGAGAAGAAGGTAGGTTTCCTGACGGAAGAGGAGATTAGAAGGCTGGACGAAGTCCTGAGGGATATAACCCAGCTCGGCCTTCCTAAATGGCTCTACAATAGGAGGAGAGACTACGAGACTGGAAAGGATCTCCATCTCATAGGCAACGAGCTGATATTCTACGCTAGGAGGGATATAGAGAGGGAGATGAAGATCGGGTCGTGGAGGGGTATAAGGCATAAGTACGGGCTGAAGGTCAGAGGCCAGAGGACGAGGACCACGGGCAGGCTGGGCATGACAATAGGCGTCCGCAAGAAGAGGTAG